In Mucinivorans hirudinis, the DNA window TATACGGATAACTACATTTTGATGCTATCGGGCTCAAAAATATTTAGTTATGCCGGTCAGCGCATTGGCATTCTTGCCATTGGCGAAAAGCTGTTCAACACCAAATATCCATTGCTGGCGGAGCGTTACGGCACTTCGGGGCTTTTTGGACAGACCCTTTCCGCCTCCATACTATATATGATAACCTCGGGCGCAACCCACACCACGCAATTTGCGTTGGCAGCAATGATGAGGGCGGCTTCGGATGGTGAGCTTAATTTTGTGGAAGAGACGCGCGAGTATGAACGCCGTGCGGCGAGGATGAAGCAAATATTTGAGGCTAATGGGTTTTACGTGGTATATGATGAGGATGTGAACGAAAAGGTGGGTGACGGTTTTTTCTTTACCATCGGCTACCCCGGTATGACGAGCGGTGAGTTGATGCGCGAGTTGATTTACTATGGCATAAGCTCCATAACACTCACAACCACAGGCAGCGAGCGCGAGGGAATACGAGCCTGCTGCTCGCGGATGAAGCCCGAGCGGTTCGGCGTGTTGGAGGAGCGGTTGAGAAAATTCAGAGAAAATCATTAAGAAGGAAAGAGCGCCACCTGAATGTGAACTTCGGGGAACAAGCCTGACGAACCTTAAAAACAATCACAAAATGTTGAAACGAGTAACCGGAAAAAAAACAATCAAGATGCAGGATTGGATGAACCTGCACCTATACAGCAACACCAGTTACATTGATCAGGAGTATTTGGATGTGGCAAACGAGATATACTCCACCTTGCGCGCGTTGTGTCCTGCGGAGTATAAGAATGATCTTATCAAGGATATCGCCCTGATGAGCACAGCCTATTTAGAGGATGTGGTCTCCGACTTTGGGATATGGAACTCTTTTGGGGAGTTAAACCAAAAAAAGTATGGTAGGCGCTTGCCATTCTTTGATGTTGATGAGGGTGACTATCTTAAAGATAATATCAACCTTGTTGATGTGAAATTTATTGTTTGGTATGTGACGCAGCAGGCACATAGTATGCAAACAGAGGATTTGATGAATCCGTGGGGGCTGAATATAAATGCAATAGCGATAGATATCTACACAATATTTGTCGATAAATTTGAGGATTTGCCAATCAATGATTGCTGGGCTTACCTGAGGGATGAATCGAAAAAATATCACCAATGGTATCCCTTTAGAGAGATGTGCAAGGCGTTCTTCTATTCCAACTACCTCTTTATCTATCAGTCGCGCCGCGCAAAGAGCGAGTTGTCGAAGTCCATTAATAAGGGAGCTAATCACAGACTTGAGTATCTGTTGGTGGAGGCGACCACCTTCAATGTCAAGGTGGGTCCGGTGGACGAGTATGTATATCAATGGCTCGCTAAGATGTTTGATGACAAGAAATTGTCGTCTGCTTTGGAGAATATGCAGAGTCGTTTTTCGAACTACTTCCAAATCGTTGATAAAACCGAGGACGGTTATCTGTTCATTGACCGAGACGATGACAGTGAATATATGGTTGCACAGGAGTCCATCATTCTGAAAAAGTGGAGCGCCGATGAATACTATTTCACACATTTGGTACTCTTCGATGGTAAGTGGTATCTCAATGGCGCATTAGGAAACAGTACGGGAAAGAACATAGAGCAAGATATTGAGCAAAGGAAGGCGACACGGGAGAATGCACGGATTAACTACTCTACATTTTTGGAAGACAATGGTAGACCAATCTTTTTTTTCAAAACTTTCGACGAGGTTATCGCCTTTTTTTCTAAAAATACCGATAAATTTGACGCTTCAGGGTGCGCTAAAGAGTTTTTAGAGGGAGATTATTATGTTGTTTTTGCCCACCCCAAAATCGGAATTGCCATATATCCAAATATCGCGCTGCTCATAAAACACAAAGAGAACCCCTACTACAAAAAGTCGGAGGCGGAGAGGATGTCCTTAGCCCTCTTGTGCGGTTCTATTATTAAGGATAAATATTTGATTGAATATTTAGCAACCAATAAACTCCTTCCCGATGCTCGCTTGGAATCTATTCAAATGCGTGCGGTGAATTGCAGAAAAGTTGTTCAAGAAAACTTGTTGTATATTGCAAAATTGTTCCAAAAATGAAAAATTACATTCAAATCAACTCACTGCTCTGGGGTGTGTGTACCCTGCTGGTGGGGCTATTTATGGTCTTTAACTCCGAACAGGCGATGGCTATCATTGTGGAGATACTCGGGGTGATGCTCACAGTTGTGGGTGCTATTCAGGTTGTTGCGCAGTTGATGCAGAACCGCAAAGCGGGTGTTAATACCTTTCCGCTGGGTGCGGTGGTGATGCTCGTGGTGGGTGTGCTGCTGTTGGTGCGTCCGATGCTCTGGATTGGGATGTTGATGTTGGTTATCGGCGTGGTGATGTTACTCCTATCGCTTAATCAGATAGTAACTTACGTCCGTCTCTCGCGTAGCGGTATTCGCGTTGCGTGGGGCTACTATGTCGTTCCTGTGCTCTTTGCGGTGGCGGGGGCGATGACCATTTTAGAGCCTGCCTTCCTTGCCAACTTTATCGTTGTATTCGTAGGATTCTCGCTTATTTTCTACGGTGCAAGCTCGCTATTTAGCTATTTTTCCTTAAAAAAATAAACAATGAAACCCCAACAACTAACCCTACTACTGCCATTGATTCCCGCTGCGATATCCTGTGGCGCGCAGGAGATGCCCAAACCGGTCAATATCATATATATTATGACCGATGACCACTCCTACCAAACAGTCTCGGCGTATGACACACGCTACATCAAAACCCCCAACATAGACCGCATAGCGGCACAGGGGGTGCTATTTGAAAATAGCTTTGTGGCAAACTCTATTTCGGGACCCTCGCGCGCCTGCCTGCTCACGGGTAAGCACAGCCACATAAACGGTTTTACAGACAACACAAAACGTTTCGACACCACGCAGATGACCGTTGCCCGCCTGCTCAAAGAGGGCGGTTATCAGACTGCTATGATTGGTAAATGGCACTTGGGCGGACACCCCTCGACGGATTTCGACTATTGGCGGGTTGTCCCCGGGCAGGGCAACTACTATAATCCCGACTTCATCACGCCCGAGGGCAATATCGTTGTGGAGGGTTATGCTACCGATATCATCACAGATATGGGTATCGACTACCTTAGCAGTGTCCGCGACAAGGAGAAGCCCTTTATGCTCTTTCTTCACCACAAGGCACCCCACCGCAACTGGATGGGTAATACGCCCGATTTGGATGCCTTCGAGGATGTGACGTTCCCTATTCCGGATAATTACTATGATGATTACCGGGGGCGCGAGGCGGCACAGGTCAATGAGATGAGCATCATCAAGGATATGGTGGTGGCAAGCGATTTGAAGATGGTGCACGAGCAGATTCCCGACAAATATGGCTCAGCACGCTCCGAAATTAGACGTATGAATCCCGCACAACGCGCAGCGTGGGAGGCACAATACAACCCTATCACCGAAAAATTCCTCAAGGATAATTTGCAGGGTAATGAGCTGGCTGAGTGGAAATTCCAACGATATATGCGCGACTACCTCAAATGTATCAAATCGGTGGACGACAACATTGGTCGCCTGATGGCATATTTAGAGAGGGAGGGGTTATTGGAAAATACCTTGGTGATTTACACCTCTGACCAAGGCTTCTATATGGGCGAACACGGTTGGTTCGACAAGCGTTTTATCTATGAAGAGTCCCTACGTACGCCATTGGTGGCGCGGATGCCAAACTCGATGAAGGATGCGCCACGCGGGGTTAAAGTCAGCGAGATGGTGCAAAACATAGACCACGCGCCCATGTTTTTAGCGATGGCAGGTTTGGAAATACCCGCTGAAATTCAAGGTGTTTCATACAAATCCCTATTGGAGGGCAAGCACCCTGCCAATTGGCGCAAGAGCATCTACTATCACTACTATGAGCACCCGGGAGAGCACAACGTTCACCGCCACTACGGAGTTCGTTCGGCAGATAATTTTACGCTGGTTCACTTCTACAGCGGTACAATGGACACGTGGGAGCTTTACGATATGAACAAAGATAAGGCGCAGATGCACAACGTATACGGCAAACCCGAGTATGCCGCAAAGCAGGCAGAACTGCACGCGGAGCTTGATAGGCTCAGAGAACAATACAAAGCAACGGAATAAAAAGATGATTACTTTCAAATTCAGACTTCTGAGTGACGAGGTCGATGATTTCCTTTTAGATGTGGAAGTGCCCTACGATATGACACTTCTCGAGTTTCATAATTTTCTGAATGAGTGCCTGAATTACGAAAAATTTGAGATGTGCTCGTTCTTCTATTCGGATGTAGAGTGGGAGAAA includes these proteins:
- a CDS encoding Mucin-desulfating sulfatase, with product MKPQQLTLLLPLIPAAISCGAQEMPKPVNIIYIMTDDHSYQTVSAYDTRYIKTPNIDRIAAQGVLFENSFVANSISGPSRACLLTGKHSHINGFTDNTKRFDTTQMTVARLLKEGGYQTAMIGKWHLGGHPSTDFDYWRVVPGQGNYYNPDFITPEGNIVVEGYATDIITDMGIDYLSSVRDKEKPFMLFLHHKAPHRNWMGNTPDLDAFEDVTFPIPDNYYDDYRGREAAQVNEMSIIKDMVVASDLKMVHEQIPDKYGSARSEIRRMNPAQRAAWEAQYNPITEKFLKDNLQGNELAEWKFQRYMRDYLKCIKSVDDNIGRLMAYLEREGLLENTLVIYTSDQGFYMGEHGWFDKRFIYEESLRTPLVARMPNSMKDAPRGVKVSEMVQNIDHAPMFLAMAGLEIPAEIQGVSYKSLLEGKHPANWRKSIYYHYYEHPGEHNVHRHYGVRSADNFTLVHFYSGTMDTWELYDMNKDKAQMHNVYGKPEYAAKQAELHAELDRLREQYKATE